Proteins encoded together in one Vigna angularis cultivar LongXiaoDou No.4 chromosome 5, ASM1680809v1, whole genome shotgun sequence window:
- the LOC108339830 gene encoding uncharacterized protein LOC108339830 produces the protein MMGVEATAPTVAPFRSDHWKQFDDSVNAVSFGFVATAILISMFLLLAIFERFLRHRSSEASAATPVDLEHQINLVGKLENLSPKMSIYGRVVLVLMPGEQIPSFIALPFPTPCRREPMSWPIQHSSHTSFHL, from the exons ATGATGGGTGTTGAAGCCACAGCTCCAACAGTGGCACCCTTCAGATCAGACCATTGGAAGCAGTTTGATGACTCGGTGAATGCAGTGTCTTTTGGGTTTGTTGCCACTGCCATCCTCATTTCTATGTTTCTTCTTCTGGCTATCTTTGAGAGGTTTCTTAGGCATAGATCAAGTGAAGCCAGTGCTGCAACTCCAGTAGATCTTGAACACCAAATCAACCTTGTTGGAAAGTTGGAAAATCTATCACCAAAG ATGAGCATTTATGGAAGAGTGGTACTGGTGTTGATGCCTGGAGAGCAGATTCCTTCGTTCATTGCACTTCCTTTTCCCACACCATGTCGCCGCGAGCCCATGTCATGGCCTATTCAACACAGTTCACATACTTCCTTCCACCTTTAG